In a genomic window of Roseiflexus castenholzii DSM 13941:
- a CDS encoding endonuclease III domain-containing protein, which translates to MTGVDALGERLLACFAALDEHFGHEPHWWPVISDDPPFEVLVGAVLVQQTRWETVEAAIVRLRDAGLMSPSALAAARPDRLAALIRPCAFHAQKATGLHAICGAIVQQYDCTTTRLLSGERAEVRARLLALPRIGRETADTVMLYGGGHPVFVVDAYARRLFARLDLVPGFDFLRAPYVAVQHLIERALSPFLPALATIAGEPFHVHRAVETNGNGAFFFAHFHALIIEACVHHCLARNPRCDRPGGQRAFIDRRKCANHCLMCDGCPLRRRCATFNGTATAHPDAAAPERVRSDRA; encoded by the coding sequence GTGACCGGCGTTGATGCACTGGGGGAGCGGTTACTTGCATGCTTTGCCGCTCTCGACGAACACTTCGGGCATGAACCACACTGGTGGCCCGTCATCAGCGATGATCCGCCGTTCGAGGTGCTGGTCGGCGCCGTTCTCGTTCAGCAAACACGCTGGGAAACGGTCGAGGCGGCGATTGTCCGCCTGCGCGACGCAGGGTTGATGTCACCGTCGGCACTGGCTGCTGCCCGTCCTGACAGGCTCGCTGCGCTGATCCGCCCCTGCGCCTTTCATGCCCAAAAAGCCACCGGTTTGCACGCCATCTGTGGTGCGATCGTGCAGCAGTACGATTGCACCACAACCCGTTTGCTTTCTGGCGAGCGCGCAGAGGTGCGTGCGCGTCTTCTGGCGCTGCCGCGCATTGGGCGCGAGACCGCTGATACGGTCATGCTCTACGGCGGTGGTCATCCCGTGTTTGTGGTCGATGCCTATGCGCGACGGTTGTTTGCGCGTCTCGATCTCGTGCCGGGGTTCGATTTCCTTCGCGCACCGTATGTGGCGGTGCAGCATCTGATCGAGCGTGCGTTGTCGCCGTTTCTTCCGGCTCTTGCGACCATCGCCGGCGAACCCTTTCATGTGCATCGCGCGGTGGAAACGAACGGCAACGGCGCATTCTTCTTTGCTCACTTTCACGCACTGATCATCGAAGCATGCGTCCATCATTGCCTGGCGCGCAACCCGCGCTGTGATCGACCCGGTGGACAACGCGCCTTTATCGACCGGCGTAAATGTGCAAATCACTGTCTGATGTGCGATGGATGCCCGCTCCGTCGGCGGTGCGCCACATTCAACGGAACAGCGACAGCGCATCCTGACGCTGCTGCGCCAGAGCGCGTTCGATCTGATCGCGCGTAA
- a CDS encoding DUF4127 family protein — translation MKVGLLPLDERPVNTRYPAMIAAIAGVELVLPPDDLLSHFREPARCDDLASWLHAIAPALDALIVDVEMLAFGGLIASRISDDPPGMALSRLDMLRAIKNELPDLPILAFNVITRISNADDSTEEPHYWATYGTRLYRLSQLLDRAVQGEPLTDEIAALRAEIPPEALRDMLRRRLRNHMVNLASLHLLDAGAIDLLVLSSDDTSPFGLGSREKRWLASWADLLALGRHHPTIDGQEQGARAAGILLMYPGADEVGCALLARIINQHVGRAPRIAPIYAIPGGEEIVAPYEDGPVRLTVERQIHAIGGTVATADAAPDLWLAVNTPSPRRTEWDETFAAEEREERYNHLDALVDRVSELQESGQQVIVADVAYPNGADPVLMELLIEKVDLARLAGFGAWNTAGNTIGTALAQGCAALLATTPAQRIAHLRFLLHRFVEDWGYQHVVRRAARVMLERTAGTREPDDTMLGAICRWIETHLNARIGALPGFAGRWRITPGSTRLPWCRLFEVDFALEMV, via the coding sequence ATGAAGGTTGGTTTGCTTCCGCTCGATGAGCGGCCCGTCAATACCCGATATCCGGCGATGATTGCCGCCATCGCCGGAGTCGAACTGGTGCTGCCGCCTGACGATCTGCTGAGCCATTTCCGCGAACCGGCGCGCTGTGATGATCTCGCGTCCTGGTTGCACGCCATCGCCCCCGCGCTCGATGCGTTGATCGTCGATGTTGAAATGCTGGCGTTTGGCGGATTGATCGCCTCTCGCATCAGCGATGATCCGCCAGGGATGGCGTTAAGCCGCCTGGATATGTTGCGCGCTATCAAGAACGAACTGCCCGATCTGCCCATCCTGGCGTTCAATGTGATTACGCGCATATCTAATGCTGATGACAGCACCGAAGAACCACACTATTGGGCTACCTATGGTACGCGCCTGTACCGCCTCTCGCAACTGCTCGACCGCGCGGTGCAGGGTGAGCCGTTGACCGATGAGATTGCTGCGCTGCGCGCCGAGATTCCTCCCGAAGCACTGCGCGATATGCTGCGTCGCCGGTTGCGCAACCATATGGTCAACCTGGCGTCGCTCCACTTGCTCGACGCAGGCGCCATCGATCTTCTGGTTCTCAGTTCCGACGATACCAGCCCATTTGGGTTGGGATCACGCGAAAAACGCTGGCTGGCGAGTTGGGCGGATCTGCTGGCGCTCGGACGGCATCACCCAACGATTGATGGGCAGGAGCAGGGCGCGCGTGCAGCAGGCATCCTGCTCATGTACCCCGGCGCCGATGAAGTGGGATGTGCGCTGCTGGCGCGGATCATCAATCAGCATGTCGGGCGCGCGCCGCGCATTGCGCCAATCTATGCCATTCCCGGCGGTGAGGAGATCGTCGCTCCCTACGAAGATGGTCCTGTCCGCTTAACGGTCGAACGGCAGATCCACGCCATTGGCGGCACGGTGGCGACTGCCGACGCCGCTCCTGACCTGTGGCTGGCGGTCAATACCCCTTCTCCGCGTCGCACTGAGTGGGACGAAACGTTTGCAGCGGAAGAGCGTGAGGAGCGGTACAATCATCTCGATGCGCTCGTTGATCGCGTGAGCGAACTTCAGGAGAGCGGGCAACAGGTGATTGTGGCGGACGTGGCCTACCCCAATGGCGCCGATCCGGTGTTGATGGAGTTGCTCATCGAGAAGGTCGATCTTGCACGACTCGCCGGGTTTGGCGCCTGGAACACTGCTGGCAATACGATTGGCACGGCGCTGGCGCAGGGGTGTGCCGCGCTCCTGGCAACAACCCCGGCGCAACGGATCGCCCATCTGCGCTTTCTGCTCCACCGTTTTGTCGAGGATTGGGGATATCAGCATGTGGTGCGCCGCGCTGCGCGTGTTATGCTCGAACGCACCGCCGGTACGCGCGAACCGGATGATACGATGCTTGGGGCGATCTGCCGCTGGATCGAAACCCACCTGAACGCGCGTATTGGCGCGCTTCCCGGATTCGCCGGGCGCTGGCGCATCACGCCGGGAAGCACGCGCCTGCCCTGGTGTCGCTTGTTTGAAGTGGATTTCGCGCTGGAGATGGTGTGA
- the rpmG gene encoding 50S ribosomal protein L33, whose amino-acid sequence MASKKGNRIIIKMRSTESAHTYTTTKNRKNDPNRLELRRYDPTLRRHVLYRETK is encoded by the coding sequence ATGGCAAGTAAGAAAGGCAACCGGATTATTATCAAAATGCGCAGCACCGAGAGCGCACATACCTATACGACGACGAAGAATCGCAAGAACGATCCCAACCGGCTCGAACTGCGCCGCTACGATCCAACCCTGCGCCGGCACGTCCTCTACCGCGAAACCAAGTAA
- a CDS encoding long-chain-fatty-acid--CoA ligase, producing the protein MLNLAIILEESARRMPGKTAVILDSIRLNYAELNGAANKIANGLANLGVRPGDKVAMMIPNTPHFPMCYFGILKAGATVVPLNVLFKRDEVRYHLEDSDSVALIVWEGFLDEAASGFHAVKTCRHLIVAQAPGSTATLPDGAIPLGSLLAEHAPVFDTVQTMPDDTAVILYTSGTTGRPKGAELTHANMFLNATICTDKLLNVSSETVGLAVLPLFHSFGQTCVMNSLIYAGGAITMLPRFEPQKALEVMARDRVTYFAGVPTMYFYLLNFPGADQYDLSALKFCVSGGAAMPVEVMHAFNRKYNVTILEGYGLSETSPVASFNHLDREPKPGSIGVPIWGIEMRVVDDQGREVPNGELGEIVIRGHNVMKGYYKRPDATADAIRNGWFHSGDIAYRDDDGFFFIKDRVKDMIIRGGFNVYPREIEEVLYGHPAIAEAAVIGVPDQALGEEVKAVVALKPGHTATETEIIEYCKERLAAYKYPRIVEIRETLPKTATGKILKRELRQIEVTA; encoded by the coding sequence ATGCTGAATCTCGCCATTATTCTGGAGGAGAGCGCGCGCCGGATGCCCGGAAAGACTGCTGTCATCCTCGACAGCATTCGCCTGAACTATGCCGAACTAAACGGCGCCGCCAACAAAATTGCCAACGGTCTGGCAAATCTCGGCGTGCGCCCTGGCGACAAAGTGGCGATGATGATCCCCAACACGCCACACTTCCCGATGTGCTATTTCGGCATTCTCAAGGCTGGCGCGACGGTTGTGCCGCTCAATGTGCTATTCAAGCGCGATGAGGTTCGGTATCATCTGGAAGACAGCGACTCGGTCGCACTGATCGTCTGGGAAGGATTCCTCGATGAAGCCGCGTCCGGCTTTCACGCGGTCAAAACCTGCCGTCACCTGATCGTCGCGCAGGCGCCGGGTTCCACGGCGACACTCCCCGATGGCGCGATTCCGCTCGGCAGTCTCCTCGCCGAACACGCTCCGGTATTCGATACGGTCCAGACCATGCCGGACGATACGGCGGTTATTCTCTACACCAGCGGCACGACGGGTCGCCCCAAGGGCGCGGAACTGACCCATGCCAACATGTTCTTGAATGCCACGATCTGCACCGATAAGTTGCTGAATGTCTCGTCAGAAACGGTGGGGCTGGCGGTACTGCCATTGTTTCACAGTTTTGGACAGACGTGTGTGATGAACAGTCTGATCTACGCCGGCGGCGCCATCACCATGCTGCCGCGCTTCGAACCGCAGAAGGCGCTCGAAGTGATGGCGCGCGACCGGGTGACGTATTTCGCCGGCGTGCCGACGATGTATTTCTATCTGCTCAATTTCCCCGGCGCAGATCAGTATGATCTGTCGGCGCTTAAGTTCTGCGTCTCAGGCGGCGCAGCGATGCCGGTCGAAGTGATGCATGCCTTCAACCGTAAATACAATGTCACCATCCTCGAAGGGTACGGTCTCTCCGAAACTTCTCCGGTGGCGTCGTTCAATCATCTCGACCGCGAGCCAAAGCCGGGGTCGATCGGCGTGCCGATCTGGGGCATTGAGATGCGCGTGGTGGATGACCAGGGGCGCGAGGTTCCCAACGGCGAACTTGGTGAGATTGTCATTCGTGGGCACAATGTGATGAAGGGGTACTACAAGCGTCCCGACGCAACTGCTGATGCGATTCGCAATGGCTGGTTCCACAGCGGCGACATAGCCTATCGTGACGATGACGGTTTCTTCTTCATCAAGGATCGCGTGAAGGATATGATCATCCGCGGCGGGTTCAATGTCTATCCGCGCGAGATCGAAGAGGTGCTCTACGGGCATCCAGCCATCGCCGAAGCGGCCGTCATTGGCGTTCCCGATCAGGCGCTTGGCGAGGAGGTCAAGGCGGTTGTCGCCCTGAAGCCAGGGCATACGGCAACCGAGACAGAGATTATTGAGTACTGTAAGGAACGCCTGGCTGCCTACAAGTATCCGCGCATCGTCGAAATCCGCGAGACGTTGCCCAAGACGGCGACCGGCAAAATCCTCAAGCGCGAATTGCGTCAGATCGAAGTGACTGCATAG
- the trxA gene encoding thioredoxin: protein MTFSTPVRTSEQSIDRVLRAGLPVLLIFDRKECPTCQRLDPTLERLASIFAGRALLARVDADDNPALAQQYGITALPGLIFVKNGAPIARTSGVVAEEALRAWLTHLTDGGAPPPLPQGPSVPLTRQASRPMPEPSATRQEVAERATRSKPITLTDATFDQVVGASHQPVLVDFWAPWCGPCRAVAPVVERLAQEFAGRAVVAKLNVDENPRTAQRFGIRSIPSLHIFKDGRVVERLIGAQPYPVLRQALERHAGGVTA from the coding sequence ATGACATTTTCAACACCTGTCCGCACAAGCGAGCAAAGCATCGACCGCGTGCTGCGTGCGGGTTTGCCGGTGCTGCTGATCTTCGACCGCAAAGAATGCCCGACCTGTCAGCGACTCGATCCAACACTCGAACGGTTGGCGTCGATCTTTGCCGGGCGCGCGCTGCTGGCACGGGTAGATGCCGACGATAATCCGGCGTTGGCGCAACAATACGGCATTACTGCACTTCCCGGTCTGATTTTTGTGAAGAATGGCGCACCCATTGCGCGAACAAGCGGCGTTGTTGCTGAGGAAGCGCTGCGCGCATGGTTGACACATCTGACCGATGGCGGCGCACCGCCGCCCCTGCCGCAAGGTCCGAGCGTGCCGCTGACGCGCCAGGCGTCGCGCCCGATGCCTGAACCCTCGGCAACACGCCAGGAAGTAGCGGAACGTGCCACGCGATCGAAACCGATCACGCTCACTGATGCGACATTCGATCAGGTTGTCGGCGCTAGCCATCAACCGGTGCTGGTCGACTTTTGGGCGCCATGGTGTGGTCCGTGCCGCGCGGTGGCGCCGGTAGTCGAACGGTTGGCGCAGGAATTTGCCGGACGCGCAGTGGTTGCCAAACTGAACGTGGATGAAAACCCGCGCACGGCGCAGCGGTTTGGCATCAGGAGCATCCCATCGCTCCACATTTTCAAAGATGGGCGCGTCGTGGAACGTCTGATCGGCGCCCAACCCTATCCGGTGTTGCGTCAGGCGCTGGAGCGGCATGCTGGAGGCGTTACAGCATGA
- a CDS encoding MGH1-like glycoside hydrolase domain-containing protein: MPFPVDDYTPHGYLNTPTHTRNLSPRGVLRSYGAGFRWHYPAHAGMYGGRRETYRAGFRFALGGALELSEFDVVSSPYHSMNLFTLDLSHGGATLHATFHLVGEHALCASATVQGEARVAVVVEYTRTVAASGEWGESGLVGRIVDGDLVLQSFEDGDAFVVHASQPLADIGITPDPALAAAWAAAQAPGLPGEGFVTVTGQRGETVALFATLGFAMPCEQIDLYMTRGKTLRMAQHRQRAARRTAAADRARKQAEDDAFWARAPILEGDWPDHWRRGLVYDLETLRMMVRAPAGIYRHIWDAMQIQAPRVVLAEAAIDALLLAYADPALAQHLLLGTFVDAPEPNVPCSREDGSYNMVAADGTVCGTAPEWGYPWLVLDWLANLRPNREWLANIYPALTTYLHWWLENRRDADGWLVYACSWESGQDDSPRFGEQPLGGGHPVRHVRPVDLQAAFAHACLIMNNIARELGRATDSHEWLALAEEYVTRTDALWQDAFNRYADYDTRAGGPTGVDDVMLLAPVALGVARPERHNALRSAIAQIDPDILTWPMFAWTATEAALRAGLTDHAAELAAAVIDRAYTFWDAHQAHPDRTLPGVACEYWPLDGRCGGEGYGWGALTTHLLLHVLVGLTPEREQLIIRPDLPPSWRIDGRMYGVRLHWRHAPLRVFIEAHPDSAVVTINSQRVEVAWGEEAAFPWELISC, from the coding sequence ATGCCATTTCCAGTTGACGACTACACGCCGCACGGATATCTGAATACGCCGACGCACACGCGCAACCTCTCGCCGCGCGGGGTGCTGCGCTCGTATGGCGCGGGGTTTCGCTGGCACTATCCGGCGCACGCGGGCATGTATGGCGGTCGACGCGAGACCTACCGCGCCGGATTTCGCTTCGCGCTGGGAGGAGCGCTTGAACTGTCCGAGTTCGATGTTGTCTCCAGTCCCTACCATTCGATGAACCTCTTCACGCTCGACCTGTCGCACGGCGGCGCGACGCTCCATGCCACCTTCCACCTGGTCGGCGAGCATGCCCTCTGCGCATCGGCGACGGTGCAGGGTGAAGCGCGTGTTGCCGTAGTCGTCGAGTACACGCGCACTGTGGCTGCCAGTGGCGAATGGGGCGAGTCTGGGTTGGTCGGTCGGATCGTCGATGGCGACCTGGTGCTCCAAAGTTTTGAGGATGGCGATGCGTTCGTGGTGCATGCCTCGCAGCCGCTTGCCGACATTGGCATAACGCCCGATCCGGCGCTTGCCGCTGCCTGGGCGGCAGCGCAGGCGCCAGGGTTGCCGGGCGAAGGGTTTGTGACCGTCACCGGGCAGCGTGGCGAAACGGTGGCGCTCTTTGCTACACTGGGATTTGCGATGCCGTGTGAACAGATCGACCTGTATATGACGCGCGGCAAGACGTTGCGCATGGCGCAGCATCGGCAACGCGCCGCGCGTCGCACGGCAGCAGCCGACCGCGCGCGCAAGCAGGCGGAGGATGACGCATTCTGGGCGCGTGCGCCGATTCTGGAAGGGGACTGGCCCGATCACTGGCGACGCGGGCTGGTCTACGACCTCGAAACGTTGCGCATGATGGTGCGCGCGCCTGCCGGCATTTACCGCCATATTTGGGATGCGATGCAAATCCAGGCGCCGCGCGTCGTCCTCGCCGAGGCGGCAATCGATGCGCTCTTGCTCGCCTATGCCGATCCGGCGCTGGCACAGCATCTGCTTCTGGGGACATTCGTTGACGCGCCTGAACCAAACGTGCCCTGTTCACGCGAAGATGGCAGCTACAACATGGTCGCTGCCGATGGTACAGTGTGTGGCACTGCGCCAGAATGGGGCTATCCCTGGCTCGTGCTGGACTGGCTCGCCAACCTGCGCCCCAACCGCGAGTGGCTGGCGAACATTTACCCGGCATTGACCACTTATCTGCACTGGTGGCTGGAGAACCGGCGCGATGCGGACGGCTGGCTGGTTTACGCCTGTAGCTGGGAGTCAGGGCAGGACGACTCGCCGCGATTTGGCGAACAACCGCTTGGCGGCGGTCATCCGGTGCGCCACGTGCGCCCTGTCGATCTTCAGGCCGCCTTCGCCCATGCCTGCCTGATCATGAACAACATCGCCAGAGAGCTTGGACGCGCCACCGATTCCCACGAGTGGCTGGCGCTCGCCGAGGAGTATGTGACGCGCACCGATGCGCTGTGGCAGGACGCATTCAACCGCTATGCCGATTACGACACGCGCGCTGGCGGTCCGACCGGAGTGGATGATGTGATGTTGCTGGCGCCGGTGGCGTTGGGTGTCGCGCGACCGGAGCGGCATAATGCGCTTCGTTCGGCGATTGCCCAGATCGACCCTGATATATTGACGTGGCCTATGTTCGCCTGGACGGCGACTGAAGCCGCGTTGCGCGCCGGCTTGACCGATCACGCGGCGGAACTGGCTGCGGCAGTGATTGATCGGGCATACACGTTCTGGGATGCGCATCAGGCGCATCCCGACCGCACATTGCCGGGGGTGGCGTGCGAGTACTGGCCCCTCGACGGGCGGTGCGGCGGCGAAGGGTATGGTTGGGGCGCATTGACCACTCACCTGTTGCTCCATGTGCTGGTCGGATTGACGCCAGAGCGTGAGCAACTCATCATTCGCCCCGATCTGCCGCCTTCCTGGCGCATCGACGGACGCATGTACGGCGTTCGTCTGCACTGGCGCCATGCGCCTTTGCGCGTTTTCATCGAAGCTCATCCCGATAGCGCGGTAGTCACCATCAACAGTCAACGGGTCGAGGTTGCGTGGGGAGAAGAAGCGGCATTTCCGTGGGAATTAATATCCTGCTAA
- a CDS encoding zinc ribbon domain-containing protein, with amino-acid sequence MTDTTVVCPRCNASVPADAQYCIDCGAPMNNLVIEQAPATGPTVQLPTRPAAPTPAPVPAPQPHAPQTEWFDDLMLPLLLITGAVAMVILPKIIVFVVIAVGVVGLLLTVLRSIAARRMVAAAALAVAVGFFFSRRLFWAPLIIALIAMLVANKRRRRTW; translated from the coding sequence ATGACTGACACTACTGTTGTCTGCCCACGCTGCAACGCCAGCGTTCCGGCTGATGCGCAATACTGCATTGACTGCGGCGCGCCAATGAACAATTTGGTCATCGAACAGGCGCCTGCCACCGGACCGACGGTTCAATTGCCGACGCGCCCTGCCGCTCCCACACCCGCGCCGGTTCCTGCGCCACAGCCGCATGCGCCGCAGACAGAATGGTTCGACGACCTGATGCTTCCGCTGCTGCTGATCACCGGCGCAGTGGCGATGGTCATTCTGCCAAAGATTATCGTGTTCGTTGTGATTGCCGTTGGAGTTGTCGGACTGTTGCTCACCGTCCTGCGCAGCATTGCCGCGCGCAGAATGGTTGCGGCAGCAGCCCTGGCAGTCGCCGTTGGGTTCTTCTTCAGTCGCCGACTGTTCTGGGCGCCGCTGATCATCGCACTGATTGCTATGTTGGTCGCCAACAAGCGTAGGAGACGCACTTGGTGA
- the rlmD gene encoding 23S rRNA (uracil(1939)-C(5))-methyltransferase RlmD, whose protein sequence is MAISNKHFRQQIIEAARAGETTTPRCPHAPPQGQCGGCVFQDHDYPAQVAAKRAALCSLWSDDLPDNCIDTLDVVASPNPFAYRTRMDFVASKERFGLRRGGRFNYIIDLHECHLIPTHAFTAARAVYEHAMALGLPDYNLKTHAGFLRYVVVRRSPDDELLLALVTAAPEEEKVSAEKVERVALAALEHPGVLGVHWLINATRTDVSFGEPVRHWGRATLPMRVGAHTLEIGPNTFFQNNVWLLMPLLEAVRDAVAACGHAGAIADLYSGVGAIALHIARHADRIVCIESSGESVRLARENSVRAGFEHIAVIEADVADALRAQTTGAFDVVVADPPRTGLGPEVCRELLRLRPRRIVYVSCNPLTQRDDIRALQSGYRLVLLQGYDMFPQTPHLEALAVLDVI, encoded by the coding sequence ATGGCTATTTCAAATAAACACTTTCGCCAGCAGATTATTGAGGCAGCGCGGGCAGGCGAGACGACTACGCCGCGTTGCCCACATGCGCCACCGCAGGGTCAGTGCGGCGGATGCGTCTTTCAAGATCACGACTACCCGGCTCAGGTGGCAGCAAAACGCGCGGCGCTTTGCAGCCTCTGGAGCGATGACCTGCCAGACAATTGTATCGATACGCTCGATGTCGTCGCTTCGCCGAACCCGTTTGCCTATCGCACACGCATGGATTTTGTGGCGAGCAAGGAGCGATTTGGTCTGCGGCGTGGCGGCAGGTTCAACTACATCATCGACCTGCATGAGTGCCATCTCATCCCAACGCATGCCTTCACTGCCGCGCGCGCTGTGTACGAGCACGCAATGGCGCTGGGGTTGCCCGACTACAATCTGAAGACCCATGCCGGTTTTCTGCGGTATGTGGTCGTGCGGCGCAGCCCCGACGATGAACTGCTGCTGGCGCTGGTTACCGCCGCGCCCGAAGAAGAAAAGGTCTCTGCCGAAAAAGTTGAGCGTGTGGCGCTGGCAGCCCTTGAACATCCGGGTGTGCTGGGCGTCCATTGGCTGATCAACGCCACCCGCACCGACGTATCGTTTGGCGAGCCGGTGCGTCACTGGGGGCGCGCAACGTTGCCAATGCGTGTTGGGGCGCACACGCTCGAAATCGGTCCCAATACCTTCTTTCAGAACAATGTCTGGCTGCTGATGCCGCTGCTCGAGGCGGTGCGCGACGCAGTCGCCGCATGCGGGCATGCAGGCGCAATCGCCGATCTATACAGTGGGGTCGGCGCCATTGCGCTTCATATTGCCAGGCATGCGGATCGAATTGTCTGTATCGAGTCATCTGGCGAGAGTGTGCGCCTGGCGCGCGAGAACAGCGTGCGCGCCGGGTTTGAGCATATCGCCGTGATCGAAGCGGATGTCGCCGATGCGCTTCGCGCACAGACGACCGGCGCATTCGATGTGGTTGTCGCCGATCCGCCGCGCACCGGTCTGGGTCCTGAGGTCTGTCGCGAGTTGCTGCGATTGCGCCCCCGGCGGATCGTGTATGTCTCGTGCAATCCGCTAACGCAGCGTGACGACATCCGCGCGCTGCAATCAGGGTATCGTCTGGTGTTGCTCCAGGGGTACGACATGTTTCCACAGACGCCGCATCTGGAGGCGCTGGCGGTGCTTGATGTTATATGA
- a CDS encoding serine/threonine-protein kinase: MTDVQQILCPKCHKPNLRRARFCQHCGHDVILNNAGPRYYITRVIKEGGQGAVFEAIGDDGRTYAIKQMLDRFTDPRERDEAIARFEAEAKILERLRHPRIPRVYADFKDEGYHYLAMDFVRGSDLEDIIRRERFIPEERALRWADQICDVLEYLHQQKPPIIFRDIKPSNIMIEPDGNVKLIDFGIAKALQPSQRGTQIGTPGYAPPEQYQGIATPESDIFSLGATLHHMLTGRDPRDEPPFSFPPVYALRPNVSKRTSDAIMKALKMKPEERYRSVAEFRRALLPERAPAQVRVVPATQALPAPAQVAAPVTPQPVAASAGPAAPQSTAPPTSRVTPTGSPSAPAAAPAQKPAARQKKHQSTRWGAVLFALVVIALLAATVALAFPDWTVRTIRSIPALATPTPQRLIQQPFTVENIEVVVPPGGDVRQAFVLAYTRAVQEQFGPQAQIHTSVPLSYIGGEPQKIAEDENGTKYRASISGFILVPATP; this comes from the coding sequence ATGACCGATGTCCAGCAGATTCTCTGCCCCAAATGCCACAAGCCGAATCTCCGGCGCGCACGGTTCTGCCAGCATTGCGGGCACGACGTCATCCTGAATAACGCCGGTCCGCGCTACTATATTACGCGCGTCATCAAAGAAGGTGGGCAGGGGGCAGTCTTTGAGGCGATTGGCGATGATGGTCGCACCTATGCGATCAAGCAGATGCTGGATCGTTTCACCGACCCGCGCGAACGCGACGAAGCCATCGCGCGCTTCGAGGCGGAGGCGAAAATCCTGGAGCGCCTGCGGCATCCGCGTATTCCCCGCGTCTACGCCGACTTCAAGGATGAGGGGTATCACTACCTGGCGATGGACTTCGTGCGCGGGTCCGACCTGGAAGACATCATCCGGCGCGAGCGATTCATTCCCGAAGAGCGCGCTTTGCGCTGGGCGGATCAGATCTGCGACGTGCTGGAGTATCTCCACCAGCAGAAGCCGCCGATCATTTTTCGCGACATTAAGCCGTCGAATATCATGATCGAGCCGGACGGCAACGTCAAACTGATCGATTTTGGCATTGCGAAAGCGTTGCAACCATCGCAGCGCGGCACGCAGATCGGCACTCCTGGCTATGCGCCGCCGGAGCAGTATCAGGGTATCGCCACACCTGAGTCGGACATCTTTTCGCTCGGTGCGACCCTGCACCATATGCTCACCGGACGCGACCCGCGCGATGAGCCGCCCTTTTCGTTCCCGCCGGTCTATGCGTTGCGTCCGAACGTCTCCAAGCGCACGTCTGATGCGATTATGAAGGCGTTGAAGATGAAGCCGGAGGAACGCTATCGAAGCGTGGCAGAGTTTCGCCGCGCGCTGCTGCCAGAACGCGCGCCCGCGCAGGTGCGCGTCGTTCCGGCAACGCAGGCGCTTCCGGCGCCTGCGCAGGTTGCTGCACCGGTGACACCGCAGCCTGTTGCGGCATCAGCAGGTCCGGCGGCGCCCCAATCCACAGCGCCGCCGACCAGTCGGGTCACTCCGACAGGATCGCCATCCGCTCCGGCAGCCGCACCAGCACAAAAACCGGCAGCACGGCAAAAGAAGCATCAATCGACAAGATGGGGCGCTGTGCTCTTTGCGCTGGTGGTCATCGCGCTGCTGGCGGCGACCGTTGCGCTGGCGTTTCCCGATTGGACCGTGCGCACCATTCGGTCGATCCCGGCGCTGGCGACACCAACGCCGCAACGTCTGATTCAGCAGCCGTTCACGGTCGAAAATATCGAGGTAGTCGTACCGCCAGGAGGCGATGTCCGGCAGGCGTTTGTTCTTGCATATACGCGCGCTGTTCAGGAACAGTTTGGACCGCAGGCGCAGATCCACACCAGCGTGCCGTTGTCGTACATCGGCGGCGAACCGCAGAAGATTGCCGAGGATGAGAATGGGACCAAGTATCGCGCCTCGATCAGCGGGTTTATTCTTGTGCCTGCCACACCATAG
- a CDS encoding zinc ribbon domain-containing protein, with translation MMGFLDELSRKLAEGVDRARFEAEKFQRVTAIQGEISNLRRQVDAKRLEFGDRAIELLKAGAIQSPTLAALLREIEALQASLTLKEEELRHTQGQVFIEPAPTPRAQHVPVSIEPPRPPAPEPPPLQPVAGGKVCPSCGFQMPQTAVFCPNCGLRVG, from the coding sequence ATGATGGGTTTTCTCGACGAATTGAGCCGAAAGCTTGCCGAAGGAGTTGATCGCGCCCGCTTTGAGGCGGAAAAGTTTCAACGGGTGACTGCTATTCAGGGTGAGATCAGTAATCTTCGCCGCCAGGTCGACGCCAAGCGACTGGAGTTTGGCGATCGGGCGATTGAACTGCTCAAAGCCGGCGCCATTCAGTCGCCGACGCTGGCAGCGCTGCTACGCGAGATTGAAGCATTGCAGGCGAGTCTGACGTTGAAAGAAGAAGAGTTGCGCCATACACAGGGGCAGGTCTTCATCGAACCGGCGCCCACACCCCGTGCGCAGCATGTTCCCGTGAGCATCGAGCCGCCACGCCCGCCAGCGCCTGAACCACCGCCGCTGCAACCGGTCGCTGGAGGGAAGGTCTGCCCTTCATGCGGTTTTCAAATGCCGCAGACCGCTGTTTTCTGCCCAAACTGCGGCCTGCGGGTAGGATGA